The nucleotide window GATTTCCGTTCTGCATGTATGTGTGAATGTAACGGCCTGTTCCTGCGGCAGGGTTTTCGTAGGCAAAGGTAAAGCGGTTTGTTCCGTTTTCATCTCCGTCATCACTTTTCAAAATTGAAAGGGTAATATCGTATTTTGAGTTTTCAACATGGAGTGCTGCAGAAATACGCGGGGTAAAATTAGGAGCGTCAGGTTCAAATTTCCTTGAGCGAAGGGACTGTTCAAATGTAAGTCCTTTTTTAAGTCCGTCCCATGCTGTGTCAGTCTGGTCTCCGTTGGTAACTACTGTAATTCCAGGAAGAACTTTTACAGGAGAGTAGATTATAAGGCTTGGATCTGTGAGCTTTGAAGGATCGAAGGCCTGTGTTTTTATACCGTCACCTTCTTCAACAAAAACTCTGTTTCTGCTGTTTTCGCTTCTTCCCATAATCCAGTAGGCAGCAACGGCATATTTACCGTCTTCTGATTTTCCTGCAATAATTCCT belongs to Treponema rectale and includes:
- a CDS encoding IMP cyclohydrolase, with the translated sequence MEKKDLASTLSQNEYPGRGIIAGKSEDGKYAVAAYWIMGRSENSRNRVFVEEGDGIKTQAFDPSKLTDPSLIIYSPVKVLPGITVVTNGDQTDTAWDGLKKGLTFEQSLRSRKFEPDAPNFTPRISAALHVENSKYDITLSILKSDDGDENGTNRFTFAYENPAAGTGRYIHTYMQNGNPLPSFSGEPEKVELKGNIDELTERIWNNLNEDNKVSLFVRYIEIATGKTETRIVNKNKYVESRHANA